The following coding sequences lie in one Cloeon dipterum chromosome 1, ieCloDipt1.1, whole genome shotgun sequence genomic window:
- the LOC135943158 gene encoding uncharacterized protein LOC135943158, with translation MNICWVIGFISLALIAVGQSQAKVFKIANKAHSSKATRRIIIVKCCGFKRCLPSRAALKNRTIIRTTSEKSSSKPSQFTESGFASVPSSNEAIPTGNYGGLKQTAAGESTMETSENDALEEIKYTITDGDVITTTKTTTVPGKVQEGAGNSVSESIFSAKYEKTSGATKNAHEILSSSSTKTETIMAFSTSSTFFPTIFSTTAATSSTVTRATTSLKTTTTPAPCFLNCSDFNDFLLMPTRKPSQSDGSIQYSTSCKRQYYVSKTAVSRNEAALRCKALDMNLLTVTSLEELDCLSSFPDTFWTSGSMEGLNCGLEKRFTWCSTGYDISPTLISTEKYWLRTDTTPSTLERCLAVVTSMNPLNQGMTHRNCDDALPYICQFPVDCPKQCNKNASLFDPAGNLIDKSSYGVWIDIESYTYLLGNKPMSWLSSWQQCCALGMETLNIDNAAEQLGLTNLTYGATPKTWKMNFNYWTSATWKGSPVGQWSWCEPYGPTIFPPNLTWERGQPDNNGGNEICIHYRFVLNSTGTILTDRNCANKLIYACKA, from the exons ATGAACATCTGCTGGGTTATAGGCTTCATTTCTTTAGCTTTAATCGCCGTTGGACAATCTcaa gcAAAAGTGTTCAAAATCGCAAACAAAGCTCATTCTTCGAAGGCAACACGAAGAATTATCATCGTCAAATGTTGCGGGTTCAAAAGATGCCTTCCATCACGCGCAGCGCTGAAAAATAGGACAATTATTCGCACGACGAGCGAGAAGAGTAGTAGCAAACCTAGTCAATTCACGGAAAGCGGTTTCGCGTCAGTACCCAGCAGCAATGAGGCCATCCCGACAGGAAATTATGGCGGCTTGAAACAGACAGCAGCTGGAGAGAGCA CTATGGAAACTTCGGAAAATGACGCtcttgaagaaataaaatatacaattacGGACGGTGACGTAATCACTACAACTAAAACCACCACCGTCCCAGGAAAGGTTCAAGAAGGGGCTGGAAATTCGGTTTCGGAATCTATCTTTTccgcaaaatatgaaaaaaccaGTGGCGCCACGAAGAACGCACATGAAATTCTATCGTCTTCATCCACAAAAACTGAAACTATAATGGCATTTTCCACTTCGTCAACATTCTTTCCAACAATTTTCTCAACGACTGCGGCAACATCTTCCACGGTGACGAGGGCAACAACCTCTTTGAAAACCACGACCACA cctgCTCCGTGTTTCTTAAACTGCTCTGATTTCAACGATTTCCTATTG aTGCCGACACGAAAACCATCTCAAT CTGATGGTTCAATTCAATACTCGACGTCTTGCAAGAGGCAATACTACGTTTCGAAAACAGCC gTTTCGAGGAACGAAGCGGCGTTGAGGTGCAAAGCTTTGGACATGAATCTCTTGACCGTCACTTCTCTCGAGGAACTGGATTGTCTCAGCAGTTTTCCAG acaCTTTCTGGACGAGTGGCTCAATGGAAGGGCTGAATTGTGGTTTAGAGAAAAGATTCACGTGGTGCTCAACGGGCTATGACATTTCACCGACCCTAATTTCAACGGAAAAATATTGGCTGCGGACAGACACAACCCCTTCCACCCTGGAACGCTGTTTGGCTGTCGTCACTTCAATGAACCCCCTAAATCAGGGGATGACTCACAGAAATTGTGATGATGCCTTGCCCTACATATGTCAATTCCCCGTCGACTGTCCCAAGCAGTGCAACAAAAAT GCCTCTTTATTTGATCCTGCCGGAAATTTAATTG aTAAATCATCATACGGTGTATGGATTGATATTGAAAGCTACACGTATCTCTTGGGAAATAAGCCG ATGTCTTGGTTGTCGAGCTGGCAGCAGTGCTGTGCCTTAGGAATGGAGACCCTCAACATCGACAACGCGGCCGAGCAACTGGGCCTGACTAATTTAACTTACGGAGCTACTCCAA aaacctggaaaatgaatttcaattactgGACCTCCGCGACGTGGAAAGGTTCTCCTGTCGGCCAGTGGTCGTGGTGCGAGCCGTACGGGCCGACGATTTTCCCCCCAAATCTCACTTGGGAGCGCGGACAGCCGGACAACAATGGCGGAAACGAGATTTGCATCCACTACCGATTTGTTTTGAACTCAACAGGCACGATTTTGACGGACAGAAACTGCGCTAACAAACTCATATATGCGTGCAaggcataa